CCTGCGGGGACACGGCCTGAGCACCCTGCATCACACACGGGCCGCCGCGAGCCCGGGGACGGCAGGTGCCCGGGCAAAGGACTTGGCTACCGGCCGGGCTGGGGCACCGCCAATCCCAGGTGAGAACCACGGCGAAATGAGCAAATCGCTTCAAAAATAATTCccgaggagaaaggaagagaggaaggggaacccATATGTTGAAAGAGGCTCGGgaggggcacccggctggctcagtgggaggagggggcgactcttgatctcggggtgggAGTTCAGGCCCACGTTGAGGGGAGAGATTGCTTCAATAAACACACTAGAGAGGAAGGGCCGGAGGGGCAGATGCTAGAGAGAAGTAGCCGGCGGCCTCGCTGGGTGGGCCTTGCTGGCGGCTCCGTGACTGTGGGGAGGGCGGGCATCGGGGGTCACATGATGCCCACGAGTCCCTTTGCAGATAATGACAAAATCGGAAGGACCGGGGACCGTGGGCAAGCCGACAGGTGCGTGGGGGCCGGGCTTGCAGCTCAGGACAGAGTGGTCAGGGGCCCCTTGAGAAGGTGGTCCTGGAGCGAAGGCCGAGGGGCGACAGCGGGAGGCAGGTGCGCGTCTGGGGAGAGGGCTCAAGGGCAGCTGGAGCGGCCTCGGGCTGGGGCACCTGGCGCTGCCCGCTGCCCGGGGCATTCAGCCTTGCCTCTGAGCGGGAGAGCAgccggggcgccgggcggggATGCGCCGCTGGCTGGGCCCGATGGTCCTGCCACACTGAGACTGGACTGGCTGAGGCCGGGAGGGGAGCAAGCAGCCAGCTCCAAGTTTCCGGAAGGGAGATGCTGGTGGCCAAGGCCCTGGTTGGTCTGGAGTCCAGCTTCAGGCAGAGCTCACGGACTTGCCGATGGagagaggtgtggggagggggtgggggcgagggaaCCGGTTGGGCAAGGTGCCTCTGTGCTGGGGGGTCTGCACCTCGGGGCAGTCTGGGCGGGAGGAAGTGGGGGCGCCAGCCCAGGAGCGACACTTGTAAACCGCACAGGGTGAGGTCCCCAGGGCGGGGCCCTGGACCAGTCAGAACAGAGTGCAGAGGTCCAAGCCCAAGAGCTGTGATGTCATAGGGTGGGGGCGGCGACCcagaggcaggggatgggggtaCTCACCACGGTGTTGCCACTCTTGCACTCCAGGTGCGCCTCCAGCAGGGTGTTCTCCTGGGGGGCAGACGGGGGCCGGGTGGTCACCAGGGTCCCCAGCGTCCACGCTAAGTCCAGGGGCAGCTCCAGCCCCTAATGGCCCTATGCCCCTTGGGGCCAGGGCATCACCAAGCCTGGAGGCCCCAGAGGGGTCCGTGGATGatgcgggggcggggcggccagCGAAGCGCAGACGGACCCCGAGCAGACGGACCCCGAGCCTGGGACAGCCCCGGTCCGAGGAGCGCGCCCGCCACTCAGCTGCCCTGTGTGGGGCCCCACCCGGCCCCCCGTCTGCACCTCATAGTCAGGAGTCACGTTGAGAAACAGCTCAGTCCCCTGGATCCGAAAGGCGAAGGGAGTGGACGACGACCCGAGGGTCACCTGCTGGCCCGCGGGGACGTCGATGTGAGCCAGGGGCCCGCTCTGAATCGTGTTCTCCTGGACCTCGAAGATGTTGTTGCTTACGGCGCAGACTGGAGAGCAGGAAGGGAAGgctcagtgccccccacccccccgcccctgcaccccccccgccgccccaactgcccccgccgccccgcagctACCCTGGGCCCGTGCCGTGGCCaccagcagcggcagcagcagggCCCAAGCCCCCATCTCCGTGGGCCGCGCTGCTCGACCCTGTGCGCAGCTGGCTGCCGGGTGGCGGCTCAGCGGGCGACCTTTGCCCCACCAGGCACCGCCCCACAGTGTGATCCTTTACAGGCCTCGGCCTCCAGCAGGGGGGCTTTCGCCGGCCGCCGCCCAGGCCTGGCCAGCTGCCCGGAGGGGGCGTCCCGTGGTTGCCCACCAGCCCTGGGCCACGTGCGGGGGCCATGGCCACGGGGGCTCCCGGCTCAGGGCTCCATGGGCCTGCGCAGGGCCCGGGTCGTGCTGGGTGGGCGCAGccggggcaggggttgggggcccaggcctggctccCGTGTCTGCTGTACCCACCCGTCCCCCTAGCCCCGGCCGCCCCTTCGCTGGGCTCTCCTTCCAGAATCATCTTGGAGCCAAGTCAGACCCCGGGTGTTCCCTCCaagcccacctcccctccctgcacaGTCTGTGTCCTGGGGTCGCCCCTGCCTGTGCTGGAAACACCCCACTTCCTccaagggcaggggtgggggcggcagTGTTTCTGGAGGCTGCTGGGAgctcggggcggggggagcccggGTCTTCAGGGGTCCCTGGCAGGCTCCTGGGCCCTGGCCCCTGCCGCCCTACCCCAAGGGcccccaagcccaaggcagcagGGGAGAGGCCCCCCCCACGCAGGGACAGTAGGGGGTGTGGCCCTTCTGCTTCCTCGCCCTTGGCTCCTGGCCTCATCCCTTCCTGTGTCAGCACCGCCTCCGTGGCTCCCCTGGGGTGTCATCCCCCTCTGCACAGGCTCAGACCACACAGCCGGGAGCAGGAGCCAGGCTCACAGCCTCCCCCTGGGGTGCACTCCTGGGCCCCTGGTGGCACCCATGCCCGTCACCTCTTCCTGCCCGGCCTGAGCCTCCTTGCCCCCCAGGTCCTCCCACCGGCTGGCACTGTGACAAGGGGCCTCCAGGGCAGGTGTCCTGTGCCCCCCCAGAGCCCCTGAATGTTTGCTGAGTAGCTGGCAGGGATCCGGATGGGTCTCTGGGGAGCTCAGGTGACAGGACAGGAGACAGAAGGGAGGTGAGGCGCCCCACAGGCTCCCAGGTGTAAAGGGCACTGGGTGTGGCCACAGTCCTGGAGCCTGTGGTCGCCTGGTGCCGCCAGCCCCGCCCTGGGGGACGGCGCAGAGGGAGCTCAGAGGGCCACCGTCTGAATTCCTCTTTATTGGTGACAGTTACAACccgtcccctgccccctcccgtCCAGGCCCCAGTCGGCTCCGGGCGGCGGCCGTGGCGGCTGCCGCGGCAGGTCCCTTCTTCCTCAAGGCCTCCTCCGTGTCACCTGGGCAGCAGGGATGGCCGGCTCCGAAAACGAGGCCCCAGACCCGGTTCCGGGAGGCGGCTGgggagcccaggcctgatccAGGGGGTCCCTCAGGGGCACCCTGTGGACACAGCGGGTGAGGCGGGAGCGAGAAGCTGGCCTCCGGGTCACCAGCGCCCCTCACCTCCGCGCCCCCCGGGCCCAGGGCCGGTGCTCACCAGGCGCGCAGGGCGGGCGAGTCGGGCCAGCGCAGGCACAGGCGGCCGTCGGGGGCCGTGGTCCAGCTCGTGCTGTTCTCTGCGTCCTGctcgctgccccccgccccgaccAGCGTTAGtcctggggctgccccagccagGCGCCCTCCGACCCGGTCccagcaccaccccccccccgccccgtccccgccccgccctcacCTGCGcttccccaccagcccctggaGCAGCCGCTGCAGCCGGGCGCTCTCCCGCAGGCGGCTGAGCTCGCTGGTGAACGTGCCGTCCGAGTGCCGCGGGGCCCTGCGGAGGGACGGAGGGGCGAGGGGCGGAGGGGCGAGGGGCGGAGGGGTGAAGGGGCGGAGgggcgaaggggaggaggggcgaggggcggaggggaggaggggcggaggggaggaggggcgaggGGCGGAGGGACGAGGggcgaggggaggaggggcgaggGGCGGAGGGGCGAGGGGAGGAGGGACGGAGGGGCGCGGGGCGGAGGGACGGAGGAGCGAGATGCGAGGGGCGGAGGGGCGAGAGGTGCAGGGGCgaggggcggaggggcagaggggcgaGGGGCGGTCAGGGCCgtcggggccgggcgggggcgggggcggggcggggcgaggcggggcgggTCCGGCCCGGGGCTCAcctgcggggcgcggggagcgcggcggggccccggggcagcagcgccagcagcagcagcagcagcggcggggccgggagggccaTGGTGGGCGGCGGTGGGCGCGGGGAGCGGAGGCGGCGGCGCCCGGAGCGAGCGCGGCCCCTTTATAGCGCCCGGGGTAGGGGGGAGCAccgccccggctccccgcccggctcccccgccccggctccgcgCGGCCAGGCCGCGCCGCATCGATCGCCGGGAAGGTCAGGGCCGCCCCCGCAGCTGTCGGCCCGGCTGGCCTCCCGCCCGCACCGCCGCGTCGGCGCCcctcggggctgggggctgggggcccgcGGGGGTCGGGGAGGGCGCCTGGAGCCGAGGGCCCGCGGGGACAGGAGCGCGTGGGGAGAcagcggcgggcggggcgcgggctggGTCCGCGTGCTTACTTTCTGTACTTCCTGATCAATGTTTCCGTGACCCTAAAACTGCTCTTTAAGGAAAGTctactaattatttttatttttttaatttaagagagagacagagagagcgggggcgcacaggcagggggagcatcgggcggaaggagagggaggagaggctcctggctgagcagggaggcgGCTGTGGGGCTGCACCCCAGGCCCCCGACATCCCACCCGAGCCGCTCAGGCGTCCCACTGACTATTTGTAAATGAATGTAAAGTTTGGGGCGCCCGGCGGGCTGGGTGGATAGGACGTGGGATTCCTGATCCCCGGGTTGGGTGTCGAGATgacttaaatgaatgaatagataaaaacttaaatacaatcttttaagaaGTAAATGTAAAGTTTAACACAAGAACGggtttatttca
The Canis lupus familiaris isolate Mischka breed German Shepherd chromosome 18, alternate assembly UU_Cfam_GSD_1.0, whole genome shotgun sequence genome window above contains:
- the SCT gene encoding secretin, with the translated sequence LLALLPRGPAALPAPRRAPRHSDGTFTSELSRLRESARLQRLLQGLVGKRSEQDAENSTSWTTAPDGRLCLRWPDSPALRAWVPLRDPLDQAWAPQPPPGTGSGASFSEPAIPAAQVTRRRP